One window of Quercus robur chromosome 5, dhQueRobu3.1, whole genome shotgun sequence genomic DNA carries:
- the LOC126725591 gene encoding pleiotropic drug resistance protein 1-like isoform X2 has product MESGDIYKASSSFRLSSPSMWRDATMEIFSKSSREDDDEEALKWAALQKLPTYNRLTKGLLTTPQGETSEIDVHHLGQKERRSLVERLMKVPEEDHEKFLYKFKDRLDRVGIAIPTIEVHFEHLNVEAEAHVGSRALPTFLNFSVNIMEGFLNYLHILPSRKKHLSILQDVSGVIKPNRMTLLLGPPSSGKTTLLLALAGELDPDLKFSGKVTYNGHEMHDFVPQRTAAYVSQHDLHIGEMTVRETLAFSARCQGVGSRYEMLAELARREKEANIKPDPDVDIYMKALATEGQEVNVVTDYILKVLGLEACADTLVGNQMLRGISGGQRKRVTTGEMLVGPSKVLFMDEISTGLDSSTTFQIVNSIKQYVHIFNGTVVISLLQPAPETYNLFDDIILISDGQIAYQGPREQVLEFFESMGFKCPERKGVANFLQEVTSRKDQEQYWAQKDEPYNFVTVKEFAEAFQSFHVGRKLGDELATQFDKAKSHPAALTTRKYGVNKAELLKACLSREFLLMKRNSFVYIFKFIQLTIMAMVVMTTFLRTEMHRNSVTDGGIYSGALFYTVVVIMFNGIAEMSMTVAKLPVFFKQRKLLFYPPWAYSLPAWIIKIPITFAEVAVWVFITYYVIGFDPSAGRFFRQYLLLLVLNQTASALFRFIGAIGRGDLILANSLVSFALVMLFALGGFVLSRENIKKWWIWGYWISPMMYAQNAIVVNEFLGKSWRHVLPNSTESLGIEVLKSRGFFTHAYWYWIGVGALIGYILLFNAAFTLVLTYLNPLGKPQSVKSEEPESNGQDYRSRENNSSHKTSIENGYEIKRGSNTSSLSSISTDASVEINLNRNRGMILPFDQHTIAFDEIKYSVDMPQEMKNQGVTEDKLVLLKGVSGSFRPGVLTALMGVSGAGKTTLMDVLAGRKTGGYIYGKITISGYPKKQETFARVSGYCEQNDIHSPHVTVYESLLYSAWLRLSPEVDSQKKKMFVEEVMELVELKPLRQALVGLPGVNGLSTEQRKRLTIAVELVANPSIIFMDEPTSGLDARAAAIVMRTVRNTVDTGRTVVCTIHQPSIDIFEAFDELFLLKHGGQEIYVGPLGHHSCHLIQYFEGIEGVSKIKDGYNPATWMLEVTSSAHETTLGIEFANVYRNSELYRRNKELIEQLSIPTPGSKDLYFPTQYSQSYFTQFMACLWKQHWSYWRNPLYTAVRFIFTTVIALMFGTMFLNLGSKTTKQQDLFNAMGSMYAAVLFIGVKNSNSVQPVVAVERTVFYRERAAGMYSALPYAFAQVLIEVPYVFVQTVFYGVIVYVLIGFEWTAAKFFWYLFFTYFSLLYFTFYGMMTVAVTPNHHISSIIASAFYSIWNLFSGFIVPRPRIPIWWRWYSWACPLAWTLYGLVASQFGDKKDMLDTGERVEDFVRDYFGFHHDFLGVVATVVVGFAVLFALIFAVSIKMFNFQRR; this is encoded by the exons ATGGAGAGTGGTGATATTTATAAAGCCAGTAGTAGTTTTCGACTAAGCAGTCCCTCAATGTGGAGGGACGCCACCATGGAAATTTTCTCGAAATCTTCAcgagaagatgatgatgaagaagctCTTAAATGGGCTGCTCTACAGAAGCTTCCTACGTACAACCGTTTGACGAAAGGTTTACTGACTACACCGCAAGGTGAGACCAGTGAAATCGATGTACATCATCTTGGACAGAAGGAAAGGAGGAGTTTGGTTGAGAGGTTGATGAAGGTCCCCGAGGAGGATCATGAGAAGTTCTTGTATAAGTTCAAGGACCGCTTGGACAG AGTTGGAATTGCTATTCCCACAATTGAAGTCCATTTTGAGCATTTGAATGTTGAGGCAGAAGCACATGTTGGAAGCAGAGCTTTGCCAACATTCTTGAACTTCTCTGTTAATATAATGGAG GGTTTCTTGAATTATCTCCATATTCTTCCAAGCAGAAAGAAACATTTGTCAATCCTTCAAGATGTTAGTGGAGTCATCAAGCCTAACAG AATGACATTACTTTTGGGTCCTCCAAGTTCTGGAAAGACCACACTCTTGTTGGCTCTAGCTGGAGAGCTTGATCCCGACCTAAAG TTTTCTGGGAAGGTGACTTATAATGGCCACGAAATGCATGATTTTGTTCCACAAAGAACTGCTGCTTATGTCAGTCAACATGACCTTCATATCGGAGAAATGACTGTAAGGGAAACTTTGGCCTTCTCTGCAAGATGCCAAGGGGTTGGATCGCGTTATG AGATGCTAGCAGAGCTagcaagaagagagaaagaggcaaATATTAAGCCTGATCCTGATGTTGACATCTACATGAAG GCACTGGCAACAGAAGGGCAGGAGGTGAATGTGGTGACAGATTACATTCTAAAG GTTTTGGGATTGGAAGCCTGTGCAGATACCTTAGTTGGGAATCAAATGTTAAGGGGAATATCTGGAGGGCAAAGGAAACGAGTTACAACTG GTGAGATGTTGGTTGGACCATCTAAAGTGTTATTCATGGATGAAATATCTACTGGTTTGGATAGCTCAACAACTTTTCAGATTGTGAATTCAATCAAGCAATATGTTCACATTTTCAATGGAACTGTTGTCATCTCCCTCCTCCAGCCAGCACCAGAGACTTATAATCTTTTCGATGACATTATTCTCATCTCTGATGGCCAGATTGCATACCAGGGTCCCCGTGAACAAGtgcttgaattttttgaatcaaTGGGCTTTAAATGTCCTGAGAGGAAAGGGGTGGCCAACTTCCTGCAAGAA GTGACTTCAAGGAAAGATCAGGAGCAGTACTGGGCACAGAAAGACGAGCCCTACAATTTTGTAACAGTCAAGGAATTTGCTGAGGCGTTCCAATCTTTCCATGTGGGACGGAAACTTGGGGATGAACTTGCAACTCAGTTTGACAAGGCTAAGAGCCATCCAGCTGCTTTGACAACAAGAAAGTATGGTGTCAATAAGGCAGAGCTGCTGAAAGCTTGCTTGTCAAGAGAATTCTTGCTCATGAAGAGGAATTCGTTTGTCTACATCTTCAAGTTCATTCAA CTTACGATAATGGCAATGGTTGTTATGACAACTTTCCTACGGACTGAGATGCACCGAAATTCAGTGACTGATGGAGGAATCTATAGTGGTGCTTTGTTCTATACTGTTGTTGTCATCATGTTTAATGGTATTGCTGAGATGTCCATGACCGTTGCAAAACTTCCTGTTTTCTTCAAGCAAAGGAAGCTCCTATTCTATCCTCCATGGGCATATTCTCTCCCTGCATGGATCATCAAGATTCCAATCACGTTTGCAGAAGTTGCTGTATGGGTATTCATCACTTACTATGTCATTGGCTTTGATCCAAGTGCTGGAAG GTTTTTTAGGCAGTACCTTCTGCTTTTAGTTCTTAACCAGACGGCTTCTGCATTATTTCGCTTTATTGGGGCAATTGGTAGGGGGGACCTGATTCTTGCCAACTCCTTGGTATCATTTGCACTGGTCATGCTGTTTGCTTTGGGTGGCTTTGTCCTGTCAAGAG AGAACATAAAGAAATGGTGGATATGGGGTTACTGGATTTCACCGATGATGTATGCACAGAATGCTATTGTAGTTAACGAGTTTCTTGGGAAGAGTTGGAGACAT GTTCTCCCAAACTCAAcggaatcactaggaattgaaGTTTTGAAGTCCCGTGGATTCTTTACACATGCATATTGGTATTGGATAGGAGTGGGGGCATTAATTGGATATATATTACTTTTCAATGCTGCCTTCACTCTGGTTCTCACATATCTCAATC CATTGGGAAAGCCACAGTCTGTTAAATCCGAAGAACCTGAAAGCAATGGACAGGATTACAGATCTAGAGAAAACAACTCAAGTCACAAAACAAGCATAG AGAATGGATATGAAATTAAGAGGGGCAGTAATACCTCTAGCCTCTCATCTATTAGCACAGACGCTTCTGTAGAGATCAATCTGAATAGGAATAGAGGAATGATTCTTCCATTTGACCAACATACCATTGCCTTCGATGAAATAAAATACTCTGTTGACATGCCACAG GAAATGAAGAATCAAGGTGTTACCGAGGATAAATTGGTGCTCCTGAAGGGTGTGAGTGGTTCATTCAGGCCAGGAGTTCTCACAGCACTGATGGGTGTAAGTGGTGCTGGTAAAACAACTTTGATGGATGTACTAGCAGGTAGAAAAACTGGTGGATATATCTATGGGAAGATCACGATTTCTGGGTATCCAAAGAAGCAAGAAACATTTGCTAGAGTTTCTGGATACTGTGAGCAGAACGACATTCACTCTCCTCATGTAACTGTCTACGAGTCCTTGCTCTACTCAGCATGGCTTCGTTTATCCCCTGAAgtcgattctcaaaaaaagaag ATGTTTGTTGAGGAAGTTATGGAGCTTGTGGAGCTGAAACCGTTGAGGCAGGCATTAGTCGGGTTGCCAGGTGTGAATGGTCTCTCGACTGAGCAACGTAAGAGGCTAACAATTGCAGTTGAGTTAGTTGCCAACCCCTCCATAATTTTCATGGATGAACCAACCTCAGGGTTGGATGCTAGAGCTGCTGCCATAGTTATGAGAACTGTGAGGAACACCGTTGACACTGGAAGAACAGTTGTGTGCACCATCCATCAGCCAAGCATTGACATATTTGAAGCTTTTGATGAG CTATTCCTATTGAAGCATGGGGGACAAGAGATATATGTAGGGCCATTGGGTCACCATTCTTGCCATTTAATCCAGTATTTTGAG GGAATAGAAGGAGTAAGTAAAATTAAAGATGGTTACAATCCAGCAACTTGGATGTTGGAAGTTACTTCATCAGCACATGAAACAACTTTGGGGATTGAATTTGCTAATGTGTACAGAAATTCAGAGCTGTACAG GAGAAACAAGGAACTTATTGAACAATTGAGCATCCCTACTCCTGGATCGAAGGACCTCTATTTCCCTACTCAATACTCACAGTCATATTTCACCCAATTCATGGCTTGCTTATGGAAACAACATTGGTCGTATTGGCGCAACCCCCTATACACTGCTGTAAGATTTATTTTCACAACTGTCATAGCCCTGATGTTCGGGACAATGTTCTTGAACCTTGGCTCAAAAAC GACAAAGCAACAAGATTTGTTTAATGCAATGGGTTCCATGTATGCTGCTGTTCTCTTTATTGGAGTTAAAAACTCTAATTCAGTGCAGCCAGTGGTGGCTGTCGAACGAACAGTCTTCTATAGAGAAAGAGCAGCTGGGATGTATTCAGCATTGCCCTATGCGTTTGCACAG GTTCTGATTGAAGTCCCATACGTTTTTGTACAAACTGTGTTCTATGGTGTTATTGTATATGTATTGATTGGATTTGAATGGACTGCTGCTAAATTTTTCTGGTACCTATTCTTCACATATTTCTCACTGCTGTACTTCACCTTCTATGGCATGATGACTGTCGCCGTGACACCAAACCACCACATTTCTTCCATAATTGCCTCTGCATTTTACTCAATATGGAATCTCTTTTCTGGATTCATAGTTCCACGACCT AGGATCCCTATTTGGTGGAGATGGTACTCTTGGGCATGTCCATTAGCTTGGACCTTGTATGGGTTGGTTGCATCACAGTTTGGAGATAAGAAAGACATGCTTGATACTGGTGAAAGAGTGGAAGATTTTGTGAGAGACTATTTCGGTTTCCATCATGATTTCCTAGGAGTGGTTGCAACAGTCGTTGTTGGGTTTGCAGTACTATTTGcattaatctttgctgtgtctATTAAAATGTTTAATTTCCAAAGGAGATAG
- the LOC126725591 gene encoding pleiotropic drug resistance protein 1-like isoform X1 yields MESGDIYKASSSFRLSSPSMWRDATMEIFSKSSREDDDEEALKWAALQKLPTYNRLTKGLLTTPQGETSEIDVHHLGQKERRSLVERLMKVPEEDHEKFLYKFKDRLDRVGIAIPTIEVHFEHLNVEAEAHVGSRALPTFLNFSVNIMEGFLNYLHILPSRKKHLSILQDVSGVIKPNRMTLLLGPPSSGKTTLLLALAGELDPDLKFSGKVTYNGHEMHDFVPQRTAAYVSQHDLHIGEMTVRETLAFSARCQGVGSRYEMLAELARREKEANIKPDPDVDIYMKALATEGQEVNVVTDYILKVLGLEACADTLVGNQMLRGISGGQRKRVTTGEMLVGPSKVLFMDEISTGLDSSTTFQIVNSIKQYVHIFNGTVVISLLQPAPETYNLFDDIILISDGQIAYQGPREQVLEFFESMGFKCPERKGVANFLQEVTSRKDQEQYWAQKDEPYNFVTVKEFAEAFQSFHVGRKLGDELATQFDKAKSHPAALTTRKYGVNKAELLKACLSREFLLMKRNSFVYIFKFIQLTIMAMVVMTTFLRTEMHRNSVTDGGIYSGALFYTVVVIMFNGIAEMSMTVAKLPVFFKQRKLLFYPPWAYSLPAWIIKIPITFAEVAVWVFITYYVIGFDPSAGRFFRQYLLLLVLNQTASALFRFIGAIGRGDLILANSLVSFALVMLFALGGFVLSRENIKKWWIWGYWISPMMYAQNAIVVNEFLGKSWRHVLPNSTESLGIEVLKSRGFFTHAYWYWIGVGALIGYILLFNAAFTLVLTYLNPLGKPQSVKSEEPESNGQDYRSRENNSSHKTSIENGYEIKRGSNTSSLSSISTDASVEINLNRNRGMILPFDQHTIAFDEIKYSVDMPQEMKNQGVTEDKLVLLKGVSGSFRPGVLTALMGVSGAGKTTLMDVLAGRKTGGYIYGKITISGYPKKQETFARVSGYCEQNDIHSPHVTVYESLLYSAWLRLSPEVDSQKKKMFVEEVMELVELKPLRQALVGLPGVNGLSTEQRKRLTIAVELVANPSIIFMDEPTSGLDARAAAIVMRTVRNTVDTGRTVVCTIHQPSIDIFEAFDEVKNTNKLKCMELLFIFSSVYENDMFNMTLQLFLLKHGGQEIYVGPLGHHSCHLIQYFEGIEGVSKIKDGYNPATWMLEVTSSAHETTLGIEFANVYRNSELYRRNKELIEQLSIPTPGSKDLYFPTQYSQSYFTQFMACLWKQHWSYWRNPLYTAVRFIFTTVIALMFGTMFLNLGSKTTKQQDLFNAMGSMYAAVLFIGVKNSNSVQPVVAVERTVFYRERAAGMYSALPYAFAQVLIEVPYVFVQTVFYGVIVYVLIGFEWTAAKFFWYLFFTYFSLLYFTFYGMMTVAVTPNHHISSIIASAFYSIWNLFSGFIVPRPRIPIWWRWYSWACPLAWTLYGLVASQFGDKKDMLDTGERVEDFVRDYFGFHHDFLGVVATVVVGFAVLFALIFAVSIKMFNFQRR; encoded by the exons ATGGAGAGTGGTGATATTTATAAAGCCAGTAGTAGTTTTCGACTAAGCAGTCCCTCAATGTGGAGGGACGCCACCATGGAAATTTTCTCGAAATCTTCAcgagaagatgatgatgaagaagctCTTAAATGGGCTGCTCTACAGAAGCTTCCTACGTACAACCGTTTGACGAAAGGTTTACTGACTACACCGCAAGGTGAGACCAGTGAAATCGATGTACATCATCTTGGACAGAAGGAAAGGAGGAGTTTGGTTGAGAGGTTGATGAAGGTCCCCGAGGAGGATCATGAGAAGTTCTTGTATAAGTTCAAGGACCGCTTGGACAG AGTTGGAATTGCTATTCCCACAATTGAAGTCCATTTTGAGCATTTGAATGTTGAGGCAGAAGCACATGTTGGAAGCAGAGCTTTGCCAACATTCTTGAACTTCTCTGTTAATATAATGGAG GGTTTCTTGAATTATCTCCATATTCTTCCAAGCAGAAAGAAACATTTGTCAATCCTTCAAGATGTTAGTGGAGTCATCAAGCCTAACAG AATGACATTACTTTTGGGTCCTCCAAGTTCTGGAAAGACCACACTCTTGTTGGCTCTAGCTGGAGAGCTTGATCCCGACCTAAAG TTTTCTGGGAAGGTGACTTATAATGGCCACGAAATGCATGATTTTGTTCCACAAAGAACTGCTGCTTATGTCAGTCAACATGACCTTCATATCGGAGAAATGACTGTAAGGGAAACTTTGGCCTTCTCTGCAAGATGCCAAGGGGTTGGATCGCGTTATG AGATGCTAGCAGAGCTagcaagaagagagaaagaggcaaATATTAAGCCTGATCCTGATGTTGACATCTACATGAAG GCACTGGCAACAGAAGGGCAGGAGGTGAATGTGGTGACAGATTACATTCTAAAG GTTTTGGGATTGGAAGCCTGTGCAGATACCTTAGTTGGGAATCAAATGTTAAGGGGAATATCTGGAGGGCAAAGGAAACGAGTTACAACTG GTGAGATGTTGGTTGGACCATCTAAAGTGTTATTCATGGATGAAATATCTACTGGTTTGGATAGCTCAACAACTTTTCAGATTGTGAATTCAATCAAGCAATATGTTCACATTTTCAATGGAACTGTTGTCATCTCCCTCCTCCAGCCAGCACCAGAGACTTATAATCTTTTCGATGACATTATTCTCATCTCTGATGGCCAGATTGCATACCAGGGTCCCCGTGAACAAGtgcttgaattttttgaatcaaTGGGCTTTAAATGTCCTGAGAGGAAAGGGGTGGCCAACTTCCTGCAAGAA GTGACTTCAAGGAAAGATCAGGAGCAGTACTGGGCACAGAAAGACGAGCCCTACAATTTTGTAACAGTCAAGGAATTTGCTGAGGCGTTCCAATCTTTCCATGTGGGACGGAAACTTGGGGATGAACTTGCAACTCAGTTTGACAAGGCTAAGAGCCATCCAGCTGCTTTGACAACAAGAAAGTATGGTGTCAATAAGGCAGAGCTGCTGAAAGCTTGCTTGTCAAGAGAATTCTTGCTCATGAAGAGGAATTCGTTTGTCTACATCTTCAAGTTCATTCAA CTTACGATAATGGCAATGGTTGTTATGACAACTTTCCTACGGACTGAGATGCACCGAAATTCAGTGACTGATGGAGGAATCTATAGTGGTGCTTTGTTCTATACTGTTGTTGTCATCATGTTTAATGGTATTGCTGAGATGTCCATGACCGTTGCAAAACTTCCTGTTTTCTTCAAGCAAAGGAAGCTCCTATTCTATCCTCCATGGGCATATTCTCTCCCTGCATGGATCATCAAGATTCCAATCACGTTTGCAGAAGTTGCTGTATGGGTATTCATCACTTACTATGTCATTGGCTTTGATCCAAGTGCTGGAAG GTTTTTTAGGCAGTACCTTCTGCTTTTAGTTCTTAACCAGACGGCTTCTGCATTATTTCGCTTTATTGGGGCAATTGGTAGGGGGGACCTGATTCTTGCCAACTCCTTGGTATCATTTGCACTGGTCATGCTGTTTGCTTTGGGTGGCTTTGTCCTGTCAAGAG AGAACATAAAGAAATGGTGGATATGGGGTTACTGGATTTCACCGATGATGTATGCACAGAATGCTATTGTAGTTAACGAGTTTCTTGGGAAGAGTTGGAGACAT GTTCTCCCAAACTCAAcggaatcactaggaattgaaGTTTTGAAGTCCCGTGGATTCTTTACACATGCATATTGGTATTGGATAGGAGTGGGGGCATTAATTGGATATATATTACTTTTCAATGCTGCCTTCACTCTGGTTCTCACATATCTCAATC CATTGGGAAAGCCACAGTCTGTTAAATCCGAAGAACCTGAAAGCAATGGACAGGATTACAGATCTAGAGAAAACAACTCAAGTCACAAAACAAGCATAG AGAATGGATATGAAATTAAGAGGGGCAGTAATACCTCTAGCCTCTCATCTATTAGCACAGACGCTTCTGTAGAGATCAATCTGAATAGGAATAGAGGAATGATTCTTCCATTTGACCAACATACCATTGCCTTCGATGAAATAAAATACTCTGTTGACATGCCACAG GAAATGAAGAATCAAGGTGTTACCGAGGATAAATTGGTGCTCCTGAAGGGTGTGAGTGGTTCATTCAGGCCAGGAGTTCTCACAGCACTGATGGGTGTAAGTGGTGCTGGTAAAACAACTTTGATGGATGTACTAGCAGGTAGAAAAACTGGTGGATATATCTATGGGAAGATCACGATTTCTGGGTATCCAAAGAAGCAAGAAACATTTGCTAGAGTTTCTGGATACTGTGAGCAGAACGACATTCACTCTCCTCATGTAACTGTCTACGAGTCCTTGCTCTACTCAGCATGGCTTCGTTTATCCCCTGAAgtcgattctcaaaaaaagaag ATGTTTGTTGAGGAAGTTATGGAGCTTGTGGAGCTGAAACCGTTGAGGCAGGCATTAGTCGGGTTGCCAGGTGTGAATGGTCTCTCGACTGAGCAACGTAAGAGGCTAACAATTGCAGTTGAGTTAGTTGCCAACCCCTCCATAATTTTCATGGATGAACCAACCTCAGGGTTGGATGCTAGAGCTGCTGCCATAGTTATGAGAACTGTGAGGAACACCGTTGACACTGGAAGAACAGTTGTGTGCACCATCCATCAGCCAAGCATTGACATATTTGAAGCTTTTGATGAGgtgaaaaatactaataaattaaaatgtatGGAACTTTTGTTCATATTCTCTTCTGTATATGAGAATGACATGTTTAACATGACATTGCAGCTATTCCTATTGAAGCATGGGGGACAAGAGATATATGTAGGGCCATTGGGTCACCATTCTTGCCATTTAATCCAGTATTTTGAG GGAATAGAAGGAGTAAGTAAAATTAAAGATGGTTACAATCCAGCAACTTGGATGTTGGAAGTTACTTCATCAGCACATGAAACAACTTTGGGGATTGAATTTGCTAATGTGTACAGAAATTCAGAGCTGTACAG GAGAAACAAGGAACTTATTGAACAATTGAGCATCCCTACTCCTGGATCGAAGGACCTCTATTTCCCTACTCAATACTCACAGTCATATTTCACCCAATTCATGGCTTGCTTATGGAAACAACATTGGTCGTATTGGCGCAACCCCCTATACACTGCTGTAAGATTTATTTTCACAACTGTCATAGCCCTGATGTTCGGGACAATGTTCTTGAACCTTGGCTCAAAAAC GACAAAGCAACAAGATTTGTTTAATGCAATGGGTTCCATGTATGCTGCTGTTCTCTTTATTGGAGTTAAAAACTCTAATTCAGTGCAGCCAGTGGTGGCTGTCGAACGAACAGTCTTCTATAGAGAAAGAGCAGCTGGGATGTATTCAGCATTGCCCTATGCGTTTGCACAG GTTCTGATTGAAGTCCCATACGTTTTTGTACAAACTGTGTTCTATGGTGTTATTGTATATGTATTGATTGGATTTGAATGGACTGCTGCTAAATTTTTCTGGTACCTATTCTTCACATATTTCTCACTGCTGTACTTCACCTTCTATGGCATGATGACTGTCGCCGTGACACCAAACCACCACATTTCTTCCATAATTGCCTCTGCATTTTACTCAATATGGAATCTCTTTTCTGGATTCATAGTTCCACGACCT AGGATCCCTATTTGGTGGAGATGGTACTCTTGGGCATGTCCATTAGCTTGGACCTTGTATGGGTTGGTTGCATCACAGTTTGGAGATAAGAAAGACATGCTTGATACTGGTGAAAGAGTGGAAGATTTTGTGAGAGACTATTTCGGTTTCCATCATGATTTCCTAGGAGTGGTTGCAACAGTCGTTGTTGGGTTTGCAGTACTATTTGcattaatctttgctgtgtctATTAAAATGTTTAATTTCCAAAGGAGATAG